In the genome of Taurinivorans muris, one region contains:
- a CDS encoding Crp/Fnr family transcriptional regulator, whose translation MYENPLFSQFAIPAITGTCTIIKEFFLQGKRLVLPAGSILSLDGKMRNSIFYIEQGEMQVVFNNAEGQQRTVIRFGEGGIFNIAPAALEQDASGEFQALRMTILYYMPADEILNEETIQEYPEVALVLIRHLSRLVLIYHTLLTDLQVSSFFTRFCRYLFSLHLQHGCMAFPLGTTQDELAAILGVHRATLARAIRKSRSLGMIGKFNSRTIEILDLNLLQSLAVS comes from the coding sequence ATGTATGAAAATCCGCTTTTTTCCCAATTCGCCATTCCGGCAATTACGGGAACATGCACAATAATAAAGGAGTTTTTTTTACAAGGCAAACGCCTCGTTCTTCCTGCCGGCAGCATTCTTTCCCTTGACGGAAAAATGCGAAATTCGATTTTTTATATCGAGCAGGGGGAAATGCAAGTCGTCTTCAATAATGCGGAAGGACAGCAAAGAACGGTTATCAGGTTCGGAGAAGGGGGAATTTTCAATATTGCGCCTGCCGCGCTCGAACAGGACGCATCGGGTGAATTTCAAGCTTTACGGATGACGATATTGTATTACATGCCGGCTGATGAAATTTTAAATGAAGAAACAATCCAGGAATATCCGGAAGTCGCCCTTGTGCTCATCCGCCATTTATCCCGTCTTGTCCTCATTTACCACACCTTATTGACGGATTTGCAGGTGAGCAGCTTTTTCACGCGTTTTTGCCGGTATTTATTTTCATTGCATTTGCAGCATGGCTGTATGGCATTTCCCCTCGGAACGACCCAGGATGAACTTGCGGCGATACTGGGGGTGCATAGGGCAACCCTTGCGCGGGCTATACGAAAATCACGCTCACTCGGAATGATAGGAAAATTCAATAGCCGCACGATTGAAATACTTGATTTAAACCTTTTGCAGTCGCTCGCCGTATCATAA
- the queF gene encoding preQ(1) synthase, with protein sequence MNTFTSSKDDVSKLTLLGSAKTEYKLDEPSIAILETFPNLFDNDYLIEIEHPEFTSLCPKTGQPDFAKIHIDYIPGKKCVESKSLKLYLVAYRNHKSFMETIINTIKDDLVKLLEPKYLRVRGEFNPRGGTYLNPTALFVAPDIPAGNLLDTLQLLGRKN encoded by the coding sequence ATGAATACATTCACTTCTTCCAAAGACGATGTCAGCAAGCTTACGTTGCTCGGTTCCGCGAAAACGGAATATAAACTGGACGAACCCTCTATTGCAATTTTGGAAACCTTTCCCAATCTTTTCGACAATGATTATCTGATTGAAATCGAACATCCGGAATTTACTTCCCTTTGCCCCAAAACCGGACAGCCCGATTTTGCCAAAATCCATATTGATTATATTCCCGGCAAGAAATGCGTTGAATCCAAAAGCCTGAAACTTTATTTGGTGGCGTACCGCAATCATAAATCTTTCATGGAAACAATCATCAACACGATTAAGGACGACTTGGTAAAACTTTTGGAACCCAAATATCTGCGGGTGAGGGGAGAATTCAATCCCCGCGGCGGAACGTATTTAAACCCGACAGCGCTTTTTGTCGCTCCTGACATTCCCGCCGGCAACTTGCTTGATACGCTGCAATTACTGGGACGCAAAAATTAA
- a CDS encoding VUT family protein, whose protein sequence is MEQDLQWAQTMQGTPWQKWSSAVLYLASIALGNIFVILFGIGTLTLADTFHPETVYFSITFPLGALWIGLTFSFRDFVQRYWSHQKCWIWMIIAGIITYFWNKDVALASMLAFIGSETVDWTVFYFLKHKQLKTRVIVSNLISCPLDSLIFVPIAFGVPWYSDAVWGQAIVKYVCSLFALPLIPALSWFLNKK, encoded by the coding sequence ATGGAACAAGATTTACAGTGGGCGCAAACCATGCAAGGCACGCCATGGCAAAAATGGTCAAGCGCGGTCTTGTATTTGGCCAGTATCGCCTTGGGAAATATTTTTGTCATTCTTTTTGGCATAGGCACATTGACACTGGCAGACACCTTTCACCCCGAAACCGTGTATTTTTCCATAACGTTTCCTTTAGGCGCGTTGTGGATAGGGCTTACGTTCAGTTTCCGCGATTTTGTCCAGCGCTATTGGTCCCACCAAAAATGCTGGATTTGGATGATCATTGCAGGTATTATCACCTATTTTTGGAATAAGGACGTCGCGCTTGCGAGCATGCTCGCCTTTATCGGCAGTGAAACCGTTGACTGGACTGTTTTCTATTTTCTCAAACATAAACAATTGAAGACCCGCGTCATTGTCAGCAACTTGATTTCCTGTCCTTTGGATTCGCTTATTTTCGTTCCTATCGCTTTTGGTGTTCCCTGGTATTCCGATGCCGTATGGGGGCAAGCCATCGTGAAATACGTTTGCAGTTTGTTCGCCCTGCCTCTCATCCCCGCCCTTTCTTGGTTTTTAAATAAAAAATAA
- a CDS encoding 4Fe-4S dicluster domain-containing protein, protein MPPVIDEQKCIGCGVCADICPLQVFSHKPKENKTPKVQRPYECWHCNACVLDCKAKAIELRLPLTHMLLYVDSSSLRPKH, encoded by the coding sequence ATGCCGCCAGTAATTGATGAACAAAAATGCATAGGCTGCGGAGTTTGCGCGGATATTTGCCCTCTGCAGGTTTTTTCCCATAAACCTAAGGAGAACAAAACGCCAAAAGTACAGCGCCCTTATGAATGCTGGCATTGCAATGCCTGCGTGCTTGACTGCAAAGCAAAAGCCATTGAATTGCGTCTGCCGCTTACGCATATGCTGCTTTATGTCGATTCCTCTTCTTTACGCCCAAAACATTAA
- a CDS encoding SLC13 family permease produces the protein MFALPYIKWGLTALIPLLLYFFAPQNISPEFPLYMAFTSAAILAWAFNIFPAVGVAAMLAFAYVLFGVADAETVFGPWATVLPWLSFAAVIIGDAMEESNLAKRLALFCLKSTGGSFTGLTLGFFIAGLVLVVILPSILARCVIFCAIASGIIQALDIDPKSKMSSALILTAFFAAAAPQFMFLHSSESFIWAFDIMLKGTDKSVDFWDYCYHGTLINIVYYAVSMGCVYFVKGKEQLPMSDGLKRFIDESRTELGPLSGKEIKLFGIVLCIIAGFMLQPWTGVDPVYLFCIFALCCYLPCFDILKAESFNKLNIVFLVFVAGCMAIGFVGGAVGANKWAVGELVTMLQGASSAMSVFFAYVAGVVVNFLLTPFAATAAFTPAIGELGTALGVNPLPLFYALNFGLDQYLFPYEAVYFLYIFITEKVTLRHIVPALAIRIVLTAVFLVLVAIPYWKCIDIL, from the coding sequence ATGTTTGCATTACCATATATTAAATGGGGATTGACAGCGCTTATTCCTCTTCTTCTTTATTTTTTCGCTCCGCAAAACATCTCTCCCGAATTTCCTTTGTACATGGCGTTCACAAGCGCCGCGATCCTTGCCTGGGCATTCAATATTTTTCCCGCTGTGGGCGTTGCCGCCATGCTCGCCTTCGCCTATGTCCTTTTCGGCGTTGCCGATGCCGAAACCGTTTTCGGACCATGGGCGACGGTTTTGCCTTGGCTTTCTTTCGCCGCCGTCATCATCGGTGATGCCATGGAAGAAAGCAACCTTGCCAAACGGCTTGCGCTTTTCTGCCTGAAAAGCACAGGTGGCAGTTTTACGGGGTTGACGCTCGGATTTTTCATAGCAGGGCTTGTGCTCGTCGTCATTCTTCCTTCCATTTTGGCACGCTGCGTCATCTTTTGCGCCATCGCTTCCGGAATTATTCAAGCGCTTGACATAGACCCGAAATCCAAAATGTCTTCAGCCCTTATCCTTACGGCATTTTTTGCAGCTGCGGCTCCTCAGTTCATGTTTCTCCATTCCTCGGAATCTTTCATTTGGGCGTTTGACATCATGCTGAAAGGAACAGACAAATCCGTTGATTTTTGGGATTACTGCTATCACGGAACATTGATCAACATTGTCTATTATGCCGTTTCCATGGGTTGTGTCTATTTTGTCAAAGGAAAAGAACAACTGCCGATGTCTGACGGTTTGAAACGTTTCATAGACGAAAGCAGAACGGAATTGGGGCCCCTTTCCGGCAAAGAGATAAAGCTGTTCGGCATAGTGCTTTGCATCATCGCCGGCTTCATGCTTCAGCCTTGGACCGGAGTGGACCCTGTGTATTTGTTCTGTATTTTTGCGTTATGCTGCTATCTGCCTTGTTTCGACATCCTGAAAGCTGAAAGCTTCAATAAATTGAATATCGTTTTTCTTGTTTTTGTGGCGGGCTGCATGGCCATAGGCTTTGTCGGCGGGGCGGTCGGAGCAAACAAATGGGCGGTCGGCGAACTTGTGACAATGCTGCAGGGCGCATCTTCCGCAATGTCCGTGTTTTTCGCTTATGTCGCAGGCGTTGTGGTGAACTTCTTACTGACACCTTTTGCGGCGACAGCGGCATTCACTCCCGCCATAGGAGAACTCGGCACAGCTCTCGGAGTAAATCCGCTGCCTCTTTTTTACGCTCTCAATTTCGGCTTGGACCAGTATCTTTTCCCTTATGAAGCGGTGTACTTCCTATATATCTTCATTACCGAAAAGGTCACATTGCGGCATATTGTGCCGGCACTTGCGATACGTATTGTTTTAACGGCGGTTTTCCTTGTTCTTGTCGCCATTCCGTACTGGAAATGTATCGACATCCTTTAA
- the kdsB gene encoding 3-deoxy-manno-octulosonate cytidylyltransferase, with the protein MNKAYAIIPARYASTRFPAKPLAEIGGKPLFWHVYMRAKQADIFEEVWLATDDERIEKKAEEAGIPFIHTRKEHQSGTDRVREAVNILGLDAKAVIANIQGDEPFITREMFVKLLEPFQSSRCESATLGVILDEEKDRERIFSPNQVKIALAQNGEALYFSRSPIPFARDDVRKAPYVGHVGVYAFRRITLEKMAEFPPSPLEETEKLEQLRLLEHGIRMQVRLISEAPHGVDTPEDLEKALEYYNNHPEYWVKSK; encoded by the coding sequence ATGAACAAAGCGTATGCGATTATACCAGCACGCTATGCGTCGACGCGTTTCCCCGCCAAGCCTTTGGCTGAAATCGGAGGGAAACCTCTTTTCTGGCATGTGTACATGCGGGCGAAACAGGCGGATATTTTTGAAGAAGTATGGCTTGCGACCGATGATGAACGGATTGAAAAAAAGGCGGAAGAAGCCGGGATTCCTTTCATTCACACCCGAAAAGAACATCAAAGCGGAACGGACAGGGTGCGCGAGGCTGTCAATATCCTGGGTTTGGACGCCAAGGCCGTCATTGCCAACATTCAGGGCGACGAACCGTTCATCACACGGGAAATGTTTGTAAAACTGCTTGAACCTTTTCAGTCTTCCCGCTGCGAAAGCGCTACCCTTGGCGTAATTCTCGATGAAGAAAAAGACAGGGAACGCATTTTTTCACCCAACCAAGTGAAAATTGCGCTGGCGCAAAACGGCGAGGCACTCTATTTTTCCCGCTCCCCCATTCCTTTCGCCCGTGACGATGTGCGGAAAGCTCCTTATGTGGGGCATGTCGGCGTTTATGCGTTCAGACGCATCACGCTTGAAAAGATGGCGGAATTTCCGCCCAGTCCTTTGGAAGAAACCGAAAAACTGGAGCAGCTCCGTTTGCTTGAACACGGTATCCGCATGCAGGTACGCCTTATTTCGGAAGCTCCGCATGGCGTCGATACCCCGGAAGATTTGGAAAAAGCTCTTGAATATTACAATAACCACCCGGAATATTGGGTAAAATCAAAATAA
- a CDS encoding FAD-binding protein, whose protein sequence is MIEVKEKLQADVLIIGGGIAGLMAAIGAADKGADVVLLDKANTKRSGAGATGNDHFLCWIPEKHGDIGVVYEEFMDSQNATSNDTPLVMRFLETSPQVVAMWNDWGINMKPTGDYHFEGHAYPGRPKIFLKYDGHNQKKVLTEQAKKRGVRIINHSPALEILSENGKITGVLALDISEDTPKYRLIAAKAVVAATGYVSRLFTTDPTPSQMFNTNMCPSGTGDSIAQAWRCGAYLVNMEKTYRHAGPRFLARCGKATWIGVYRYPDGRPVGPFVTEPNVETGDITSDVWSSAFTDLKMSGQGPAYMDCSGASKEDLEHMRWAMKCEGLTALIDYMDKEGIDPGRHAVEFGQYEANLCTNGIEIDINGESNIKGLFAAGDMMGNISGDIGAAAVYGWIAGQHAAEYKNSAFVCEHIEETPRCLERMELFNTLYDRNTGANWQEANFALQQIMTEYADCGPHRVRSDSMLSAGIKYLGDLRKKMLGELFANDAHELMRAAEVLNLLDLGQALMIAARERKESRGRHLRSDYTFTNPLLRDKFLRVWQENGTPCFAWRDRIK, encoded by the coding sequence ATGATTGAAGTGAAAGAAAAGTTACAGGCCGATGTCCTTATCATCGGCGGAGGCATTGCCGGGCTCATGGCCGCCATTGGAGCGGCGGACAAAGGCGCCGATGTTGTTTTACTGGATAAAGCCAATACGAAGAGAAGCGGCGCGGGAGCGACCGGCAATGACCATTTTTTATGCTGGATACCTGAAAAGCACGGCGACATCGGTGTTGTGTATGAAGAATTTATGGACAGCCAAAACGCGACAAGCAACGACACGCCCCTTGTCATGCGTTTTTTGGAAACAAGCCCCCAAGTCGTAGCAATGTGGAATGATTGGGGAATCAATATGAAACCCACGGGCGATTATCATTTTGAAGGCCACGCTTATCCCGGCCGTCCGAAAATTTTTCTGAAATACGACGGACATAATCAAAAGAAAGTGTTGACGGAACAGGCTAAAAAACGCGGAGTGCGTATCATAAACCATTCTCCCGCTTTGGAAATCTTATCTGAAAACGGAAAGATTACGGGTGTGCTGGCGCTTGATATTTCTGAAGACACGCCCAAATACCGCCTTATCGCCGCAAAAGCCGTGGTTGCCGCAACTGGCTATGTAAGCCGCCTTTTCACAACCGACCCGACTCCCAGCCAAATGTTCAATACCAATATGTGCCCTTCCGGCACGGGCGATTCAATAGCGCAGGCATGGCGCTGCGGAGCATATCTCGTGAACATGGAAAAAACTTACCGCCACGCAGGACCGCGTTTCCTGGCACGCTGCGGCAAGGCGACATGGATCGGGGTATACCGGTATCCTGACGGCAGACCCGTCGGTCCGTTCGTGACGGAACCCAATGTGGAAACCGGCGATATTACCAGCGATGTCTGGTCCTCCGCGTTCACCGATTTAAAAATGAGCGGACAGGGTCCTGCCTATATGGACTGCTCCGGAGCAAGCAAAGAAGATCTTGAGCATATGCGCTGGGCGATGAAATGCGAAGGACTGACAGCCCTTATCGATTATATGGACAAGGAAGGCATAGATCCGGGCAGGCATGCCGTCGAATTTGGACAATACGAAGCCAATCTTTGCACCAACGGCATTGAAATCGATATCAATGGCGAAAGCAATATCAAAGGGCTTTTCGCCGCCGGCGACATGATGGGAAACATCAGCGGAGACATCGGGGCGGCAGCCGTATACGGCTGGATAGCGGGACAGCACGCAGCCGAATATAAAAATTCCGCATTCGTCTGTGAACATATTGAAGAAACTCCCCGCTGCCTTGAACGCATGGAACTGTTCAATACGCTTTATGACAGGAATACCGGGGCGAATTGGCAGGAAGCGAACTTCGCCCTGCAGCAGATCATGACGGAATATGCGGATTGCGGTCCGCACAGGGTGCGTTCCGATTCCATGTTGAGTGCGGGAATAAAGTATCTTGGCGATTTAAGAAAAAAAATGCTGGGCGAACTTTTTGCCAATGATGCGCATGAACTCATGCGTGCCGCGGAAGTGCTGAATCTGTTGGACTTGGGACAGGCGCTCATGATAGCTGCCCGTGAACGCAAAGAAAGCCGCGGGCGTCATCTGCGTTCCGATTATACGTTCACCAATCCTCTTTTGCGTGATAAATTTCTCCGTGTATGGCAGGAAAACGGCACACCGTGTTTCGCATGGCGGGACCGGATTAAATAA
- the rnhA gene encoding ribonuclease HI, which translates to MQIPLLPNQLPQKAVITDEERNTKPIGKAEKNIKAKTKEAAEKPKKSRKSSAEKNTAEHSEKSVFNNALKTEKEVNLYSDGSCLGNPGKGGYGAILEFKGKKQELSGGFSLTTNNRMELSGVIAGLNKLKEACTVNIYTDSQYVAKAIKQGWLENWKKNGWKNSQKKPVKNQDLWMELDKALSRHNVTFNWIKGHAGHPENERCDELARTSASAENLTEDTGFVPE; encoded by the coding sequence GTGCAGATTCCGCTGCTGCCGAACCAGCTGCCACAAAAAGCGGTGATAACGGATGAAGAACGCAATACGAAGCCAATCGGGAAAGCGGAAAAAAATATCAAGGCGAAAACAAAAGAGGCAGCGGAAAAGCCGAAAAAAAGCCGTAAAAGCAGCGCTGAAAAAAATACGGCGGAGCATTCTGAAAAAAGCGTTTTCAATAATGCCTTAAAAACGGAAAAAGAAGTCAATCTTTATTCCGACGGTTCTTGCCTCGGCAATCCCGGAAAAGGGGGCTATGGGGCGATTTTGGAATTTAAAGGCAAAAAACAGGAGCTTTCCGGAGGGTTTTCGCTTACCACCAATAACCGCATGGAATTATCGGGCGTCATCGCCGGACTGAATAAATTGAAAGAAGCCTGCACTGTCAATATTTATACGGATTCCCAATATGTGGCTAAAGCCATAAAACAGGGCTGGCTGGAAAATTGGAAAAAAAACGGCTGGAAAAATTCCCAGAAAAAGCCCGTGAAAAATCAGGATTTATGGATGGAACTGGATAAAGCCCTGAGCCGGCACAATGTCACGTTCAACTGGATAAAAGGGCATGCGGGACATCCCGAAAATGAACGCTGTGACGAACTTGCCCGCACAAGTGCGAGTGCGGAAAATCTGACGGAAGACACGGGCTTTGTTCCTGAATAA